The DNA sequence AGACGCAGGTGTCCTTCCATGCCGAAGGCGGAGCCCGGGACGCAAACGATCCGGGCTTCGTCGATCAGAAAATCGCTGAGCTCCGCCGAGTTCGTCACACCGTTCCGGGCCGAGCGGATTCGTTCGCTCATGTCCGGAAAAGCATAGAAGGCCCCGTCGGGCGCCGCAAGCCGGACGCCTCGGATGCGGCCGAGCCGCCCGGTGATCGTATCGCGGCGGCGCGCGAAACATTCCCGCATCATCCGGATGGAGTCCCGGGGGCCGGTGAACGCGCGGAGCGCCGCGAACTGGGAGACGGCCGCGGGATTCGAGGTCGATTGACCCTGAAGCCGCTCCATGCCCTCGGCCAGGTCGGCGGGCGCGGCCGCGAATCCGATTCGCCACCCGGTCATCGCCCAGGTCTTCGAGACGCCCCCGATCACGACGGTGCGGTCGTGAAGATCCGGGTGAAGCGAAGCGATGCTCACGTGACGCGCGTTCCCGAATACGAGCTGCTCGTAGATTTCGTCGGAGAGAACGTAGAGCCCGCTGCGGCGCACCACCTCCCCGAGCCCCACGAGCTCTTCCCGCGAATAGACGGCGCCCGATGGATTGTTGGGGCTGTTCAGGACGAGGAGCTTGGACCGGGGGGTGATCGCCCTCTCGAGCTCCTCCGCGCCGATCTTCATGCTTCCGTGCCTGGGAGGAACGAAGACCGGCTCGCCCCCCGCGAGCCGAACCAGCTCGGGGAACGTGACCCAGTACGGCACCGGGCAGAGCACCTCGTCCCCCGGCTCGACCACCGTGAAGATCGCGTTCCAGATCGCGTGCTTCGCGCCGTTCGAGACCACAATCTGCGACGGCGTGTACTCGAGCCCGTTTTCGCGCTTGAGATTCTCGGCGATGGCCGCGCGCAGCTCCGCCACGCCTCCGACCGCGGTATAGCGGGTGTGACCCGCGCGGATCGCCTGAATGCCCGCCTCCCGGACATCCTCGGGAGTGTCGAAGTCCGGTTCCCCGGCCGCGAAGGAAATGACCGAATGCCCTTGCGCCTTGAGCTCGCGCGCCCGGGCTCCGAGCGCCAGGGTCTCCGAGGGCTTCAACGCGCGCACGCGGGCGGAGACGCGCCCTCCCTTCATCGCGCCTGCCTCAAGCGCTCGCGGAGGCGCGCCGCCACGTTCGGGGGCACGAGTCCCTCGATCGCTCCGCCGTATCGCGCGATCTCCTTCACGAGCGAGGCGTTCAGATACGTATAGGTTTCGCTCGGCATCAGGAACACGGTCTCGATCTCGTCGTGCAGCCGACGGTTCATGAGCGCCATCTGGAATTCGTATTCGAAATCGGAGATGAAGCGAAGCCCCCGGACCAGGATCGGAATCTTCCGCTGCTTCGCGAAGTCGACGAGAAGCCCCGCGAACGGCTCGACCGTGATCCGGCCGAGCGAGGAGGAGGCCTCGCGGATCATTTCCACGCGCTCCGCCTGGGTGAAAATCACGCCCTTCTCGGCGCGCTCGGCGACCGCGACGGTCAAGGAATCGAACATCCGGATCGCCCGCTGCATCAGGTCCAGATGCCCGTTCGTGACCGGGTCGAACGTCCCGGCGAACACTGCGCCTCTCATGCGCCTCCTTTCGGCTCGAGGTTCACTTGCAACGGGCGCGATAGAACGCGACCGTGGTATCGGAATAGGTCCGCTCGGTCGCGAGCTGGAATGCGGGCGGTTCCCGTGCCTCGGTTCCCTTCTGTCGCTCGTATACGACGAGCCCGCCCTCCTCGGGCCACGGAAGATCCGCGAGGCGCTCGAGCCAGCGCGGTCCGGCGCCTCCTTCGTAGGGAGGGTCCAGGAACACGAGATCGAACGGACCCAGGACCCCCGGCGGCAGCTCGACCCTCGAGAGATCGGCCTCCTGCACCGACGCCCGATCGGAGAGGCCCAGCCTTGCCAGGTTTTCCCTCAGCGCCCTCGCGACGGCCCGGTTGCGCTCGAGGAACGTGGCCTCCGCGGCGCCGCGGCTCAGCGCCTCGATTCCGAGGGCGCCCGTCCCCGCGTAGAGGTCGAGAACCCGCGCCCGCTGGACCGCGCGCGGCCCCAGCACGTCGAACACCGCCTCCCGGGTCCGCGCGGCCGTCGGGCGAACCCCGCGATCGGGCACCCGGATCCGGCGCCCGCGGAGATCGCCCCCTACGATTCGGACGAACCCCATCGTGCCTGAAACGCGGGAAGGAGCGCCACGATGCGATCGGCGACTTCCTCGGGACCGGATCCTCCGGTCTCGACCGAAGCGTCGGCCGCCTCGGCGTAGGCCTCCGCCCGCGCGGCAAGAAGCTCGCTCAGGCGCTGCGCGAGCGGCGCGCCGCGCAGGAGCGGCCGCTCCGGCGAGCCCGCCGCGCCGAGACGCGCCGCCGCCGTCTCCGGCTCGACGCGAAGCCACACGACGCGCGCCCTCTCTTTCAGGAGCGCCCGGTTCCGGACACGGCCCAGGATTCCCCCGCCGCACGCCACCACGCGCGGGCGGCTTCCGTCGAGCGCCCGCGCCAACGCCCCCGATTCCAAATCCCGAAAGCGCTCCTCTCCTTCCGCATCGAGAATCGCGGGCACGGTGGCGCCCGCGAGGCGCTCGATCTCCCGGTCCAGATCGACGCTCTCGAATCCCAAGCGCCCCGCGAGGAGCGGCGCCAGGGTGCTCTTTCCAGCGCCCGGCAAGCCGATCAGAGCGATGCGCGCGACCAGGGACTCTCCTCGACGGTGAAATGAAAACGGGGTCCTTCCCGTGAAGGACCCCGCAGTATACCCCGTGTCCGCCGCCCGCGAAAGCGGCGCGCCGGCCTTAACCCTTCGGCGTCACACCCTCGCCCAGAATCTTCGGCGTCACGAAGATGAGGAGCTCCCGCTTCTGATGCGTCGTGGAATTGGAGCGGAAGAGATTTCCGAGGAGCGGCACATCCATGAGGACCGGAACGCCGCGCTTCGTCGTGCTCTCGTTGCTCCGGATGAGGCCGCCGATCACCGCCGTCTCGCCGTCGTTCACCATCACGCGCGTGTCGGCCATGGTCGTGTTGATGATAATGCCTCCCTGCACCGTCGCCTGGGACGCCAGGTCCGACACTTCCGGATGGACGTCCATGGTGATCCTGTTCCCCGTATTGATGTGCGGCGTCACGCTGAGCTTGATTCCGATCGTCGTGAGCTGCGTCACGGCGTTCCCCGCGAAGTCCTGGACGATAAGCGGGATCTGCTTGCCGACCACGACCGAGGCTTCGCGGTTGTTCACCGTCGTGATGCGCGGGTTGGAGATGATGTTCGCCTTGTTCTGGCTCTCGAGCGCCTGGAGGGTCGCGTCGAAGGTGCCGAACGCCTTGATCGTTCCGAGCCTGACAAGCCCGGCGGGATTCGTTACGTCGGCCGCGTTCACGTCCGCGTTCTCGCTGGCGCCCGCGTCGAAGAGGTCGAGGTTGTGCGCTCCCCAGCTGATGCCCAGATCGCGCGTCGCCGAAGCGTCCACGTCCACGAGCCGGGCCACGATCTCCACCTGGGGCGTTCTCGTATCGAGATTGCGCACCATGGCGTCGACCTGGTCGAGGCGGTCCGCGATGTCGGTCACGATGAGCGAATTCGAACGATCGTCCACCTCGATGTGCCCGCGCTTGGTCAGGGTCTTCTCCACCGACCGCGCCATTTCTTTCGAGTTCGCGTAATTCACCGGCAGGATGCGGGTCTCGAGCGGCAGGAGCTCCTCCTGCGAGCGCTCCGCCGTGCGCCGTTCCAGCTCTTCCTTGCGCAGCGTGTCGAGGTTCGAGACGAGGATCGTCTGGCCGGTCTCGACCATGCCGAGCCCCTGGGACTTGAGCACGATGTCGAGCGCGTGGCGCCACGGCACGTTGCGGAGCCTCAGCGTGACTTCCCCCTTCACTTCCTTGCTCGCGACGATGTTCTTGCCGCTGAACTCGGAGAGGCTTCTCAGCACGGTCTGGATGTCGGCGCCCTGGACATCGAGCGACATCCGCCGCCCGTCGCTGGGCTGCATGTGGTCGGAATCAGCCGGCATCGCCGGCTCCTTCGAGCTCGGAGTCTGAGGCACCTCGACCGCGAGCACGAGATTGTTCCCGACGCTGCTCAGGGCGTAGGAGGAAGCCTGCGAGAGATCCACGACGATCCGGGCTCCAGCTTCCTTGCCCCAGCCCATTTCGCTCGCGCGGACCGCCTTGATCGAGGACCCCTCGCGTCCCGACCAGGAGCGCTCGCTGAAGCTGAGCTGCGATCCCGGACAGTCCACGACGATCCGGTCCGGCGATTCGAGCGTGAAATCGTGATAGTTGAGCGGGGCATCCCCCTCGATGACGACCTGCGTCGCGGAACCCGCTTCCTTCATCGAGACGCTCTTGACGGTTGCCGCGAACGCCGGGGAGGCGACCGTAAGAAGGGCCGCCGTCAGCGCCGCGATCCGGCCGCCCCAGCGGCCCGTGCGCGCGAAGCTAGTTTCGAGTCGCATTCTTGTCACCCTCTTTGGTTTGCAGGCGGATCGACAGCGATTGGGATTCGCCGAAGGCGTTCTGCACCACCTGCAGCTCGCTCTTGCTGATCCCCGAGATATACCCGTTCACGACCGGGTCTCCCACGCGAAGCACGAAACCGCGTCCGCGGCTGTCTTCCACCAGCGCGAACTTGTCCGAGGAGCCCCACATGATGCCCACGAGGTGGATGTCCCCCACGTCGATGAGGGATCCGTCCGCCGTCTGGGTCTGATATCTCCCTTCGATGAGCGATTGGAACGGATCGCGCCGGCCGCCGCCGATGTACTCGTAGCGCTCGCGCGCGAAGAGAACGCTGGCGTCCACGGATTTCGGAATCTCCCCCGAGAGCACGGATCCGATGGCCGCGCCGGGCGCGGGCGCCTGCCCCGGCACCGCCGCCGCCGGCGCGGGCGCCTCGGCCGCTCCCGCCGCGTCGGGATTCAGCGGCTGGGCCGGGGTCACCGCGTCCGGGGCGCCGGCGGCCGGGGTCGGTGCCGCGGTCGTCAGAAACTCGGCGGGCGAAGCCGGTCCGTACGGAATGTCGGTCCGCGCCCACGCGGGGGCGGGCGGGCCGTAGGTCACGGGCTTCGGACGGGGAAGCGCCTGGGCCGCCGGGGATGTGGCGGGCGTCGGCAGCACCGGCGGCTCCTGCCGCTTCATCAAGTAAATGCCGGCCGCGATCGCGAGCCCGACCAGCGCCAAGAGAAGGATGCCGAGGCGGCTTTGAAAGAACTTACTTTGTGACAGAGCCAGACTGCTTGGCTGATTCATTGAGAGTCCCCTCGGCCAGCGTGTACGCGGTCGCGACGAAATCGGCCTGCACGGTTTCGTCGAGATCGCCCTTGTCAAAGCCCTTCAGCTTGAGCTGCGAGACGTTCACCAACCGGCTCAGGTCCGAAATCTCGCCCAGGAATGCTCCGGCTCGATGGAATCCGCCGGTCACCGAAACCTGCACTGGATTTTCGGTGAAGTACGTCGACGCCTTGGGATCACCGGGCTTGAAGAGCAGGAAATGCACGCCCGACTCCTGCCCCGCGATCGTCACCTTGCGAAGAAGGCTCGCGACCTCCTTCTGGGTCGGCAGCAGCTCCTGGGCCACCATCCAACGCTGGTTCAGGAGCTCGAACTCCTTCTTGAGCTCCGGAAGCCGGTTCACGAGCTGCTGCGCCTTCGTCAGCTCGCTCATCTTCTGGGTGTACTCCCCTTTCAGCTTGCCGATTTCCTTCGCGCGCGCCCGGTAGTTGAACGGAACGTAATCCGCGATGATGTAGAAGTAGACCAGGATGCCGATCCCGGCTCCGATCAGAATCAGCTTCTGGGTCTTCGGATCCTTGAGGTCCATCGTCCTCCCCCGCGCGCCGCTCGGGCTACAAGGTCATCAACGCGGTGACTTTGAATTTCACCACGTTGCGCTGATCGATCGTGCCCTTCTCCGCCACGAGCAGGTCCACGCTTCCGTAGAGCGGGCTCGCCTCGAGGCGCGTCATGAAATCGGCAACCAGTAGGTTCGAGAATGTCACGCCCTCGATCTGGACTTTGTTGCTCGTCTCCTCGTAGCTCGTGAGCCACAGGTGCTCCGGCACGCAACGCGACAGCTCGTCGACGAGCTTCACGCGCTGGAGCCGTGTCTTGTCCAGATCCGCGATCACGTTCAAGCGCCGCTGAAGCTCCTCGCGCTTTTGCGTGAGCTCCTGGATGGTCTGGATCTGCGGCTTGAGCTTCGCCGCCTCCTGCTCCGCCCGGGCGATGTCCGCCTTCAGGCGCCCGATCTGCAGCGCCTGGAACACCGAGATCGCGCCGAAGAGCGCGATGACCAGGAGGAGCACCAAGACGGGCATGAGCGAGCCGATCTTCGGCAGCTGGAGCGCCCGCCGTGTCTGGCGTTCTTCCCGGGGCAATAGGTTGATGCGAATCATGGGTCCCCCTATCGAAGCGCGAGGCCGATGGCGACGGTGAGCACCGGGGCCACGCTCTCGACGTCATCGCCGTTGAAGAGGGCCGCGTCGTAGCTCAGCTTCTGGAGCGGATTCACGACCTCCACGGGCACGTGATGCCTCGTGTTCAGAAACTCCTTGAGCCCCGGCACGCGGGCCGATCCGCCCGAAAGGAGAATCCGATCGACCCGCTCGGTTTCGCCGGAGGACTTCAAGTAGGCGATCGCCCGGTCGAGCTGCACCGAGAGATCCTCGCACGCGGCCTGGATGATCGGAGCGACGTCGATGGCCTGATCCCCGCGGCCGCGGAGCGCGTTCAGCGCTTCCGCCTGGCTCACGTTGTACCGGCGCTGGATTCCCTCGACGAAAGCGTTCGAGCCGACCGAGAGGTCTTTCGTGAAGTGCGGTACTTGATTCTCGACGATGTTCACGTTGGTGATCTCGGCTCCGATGTTCACAAGCGCGATGACCTCGTCCGGCCGCAAGTCGTAATTTGCCTCGACGGCGTTTTGGATCGCGAAGGAGTCCACGTCGATGATGACCGGGTTCAAGCCCGCCTCCCGGATGATGTCGGCGTGGTTCTGGATCATCTCCTTCTTCGCGGCCACTAGAAGGACCTGCATCTTTTTCTGGTCGACGTTGGGATTGATGATCTGGAAATCGAGCGAGACGTCGTTGATGTCGTAGGGGACGTGCTGCTCCGCCTCCCACTGGATCGCCTCTTTCGCGTCCTCCTCGCTCAAGCGGTCCATCAGAATCTTCTTTACGATGACCGCGCGGCCCGAAACGGCGGTCGCGACGACGCGGTTCTTGATCTGACGGGACTCGAGAAGATTCGCGATCGCCTCCTGGACCAGCTGGCGATCCATGATCTCTCCGTCCACGATCGCTTCCGAAAGCGGTTCCGAGACGCCGAAGTTGATCAGCCGATCCCCGGAGCGG is a window from the Candidatus Eisenbacteria bacterium genome containing:
- a CDS encoding pyridoxal phosphate-dependent aminotransferase → MKGGRVSARVRALKPSETLALGARARELKAQGHSVISFAAGEPDFDTPEDVREAGIQAIRAGHTRYTAVGGVAELRAAIAENLKRENGLEYTPSQIVVSNGAKHAIWNAIFTVVEPGDEVLCPVPYWVTFPELVRLAGGEPVFVPPRHGSMKIGAEELERAITPRSKLLVLNSPNNPSGAVYSREELVGLGEVVRRSGLYVLSDEIYEQLVFGNARHVSIASLHPDLHDRTVVIGGVSKTWAMTGWRIGFAAAPADLAEGMERLQGQSTSNPAAVSQFAALRAFTGPRDSIRMMRECFARRRDTITGRLGRIRGVRLAAPDGAFYAFPDMSERIRSARNGVTNSAELSDFLIDEARIVCVPGSAFGMEGHLRLSYAIADRELEEGLNRLETALDRM
- the coaD gene encoding pantetheine-phosphate adenylyltransferase; the encoded protein is MRGAVFAGTFDPVTNGHLDLMQRAIRMFDSLTVAVAERAEKGVIFTQAERVEMIREASSSLGRITVEPFAGLLVDFAKQRKIPILVRGLRFISDFEYEFQMALMNRRLHDEIETVFLMPSETYTYLNASLVKEIARYGGAIEGLVPPNVAARLRERLRQAR
- the rsmD gene encoding 16S rRNA (guanine(966)-N(2))-methyltransferase RsmD, whose amino-acid sequence is MGFVRIVGGDLRGRRIRVPDRGVRPTAARTREAVFDVLGPRAVQRARVLDLYAGTGALGIEALSRGAAEATFLERNRAVARALRENLARLGLSDRASVQEADLSRVELPPGVLGPFDLVFLDPPYEGGAGPRWLERLADLPWPEEGGLVVYERQKGTEAREPPAFQLATERTYSDTTVAFYRARCK
- a CDS encoding shikimate kinase — protein: MVARIALIGLPGAGKSTLAPLLAGRLGFESVDLDREIERLAGATVPAILDAEGEERFRDLESGALARALDGSRPRVVACGGGILGRVRNRALLKERARVVWLRVEPETAAARLGAAGSPERPLLRGAPLAQRLSELLAARAEAYAEAADASVETGGSGPEEVADRIVALLPAFQARWGSSES
- the pilQ gene encoding type IV pilus secretin PilQ, translating into MRLETSFARTGRWGGRIAALTAALLTVASPAFAATVKSVSMKEAGSATQVVIEGDAPLNYHDFTLESPDRIVVDCPGSQLSFSERSWSGREGSSIKAVRASEMGWGKEAGARIVVDLSQASSYALSSVGNNLVLAVEVPQTPSSKEPAMPADSDHMQPSDGRRMSLDVQGADIQTVLRSLSEFSGKNIVASKEVKGEVTLRLRNVPWRHALDIVLKSQGLGMVETGQTILVSNLDTLRKEELERRTAERSQEELLPLETRILPVNYANSKEMARSVEKTLTKRGHIEVDDRSNSLIVTDIADRLDQVDAMVRNLDTRTPQVEIVARLVDVDASATRDLGISWGAHNLDLFDAGASENADVNAADVTNPAGLVRLGTIKAFGTFDATLQALESQNKANIISNPRITTVNNREASVVVGKQIPLIVQDFAGNAVTQLTTIGIKLSVTPHINTGNRITMDVHPEVSDLASQATVQGGIIINTTMADTRVMVNDGETAVIGGLIRSNESTTKRGVPVLMDVPLLGNLFRSNSTTHQKRELLIFVTPKILGEGVTPKG
- the pilM gene encoding type IV pilus assembly protein PilM, producing the protein MELAQIGPRGPLRQVRGAPISSTHMERIMFGKKKSTVGLDIGSSSIKVVEIARDRSGDRLINFGVSEPLSEAIVDGEIMDRQLVQEAIANLLESRQIKNRVVATAVSGRAVIVKKILMDRLSEEDAKEAIQWEAEQHVPYDINDVSLDFQIINPNVDQKKMQVLLVAAKKEMIQNHADIIREAGLNPVIIDVDSFAIQNAVEANYDLRPDEVIALVNIGAEITNVNIVENQVPHFTKDLSVGSNAFVEGIQRRYNVSQAEALNALRGRGDQAIDVAPIIQAACEDLSVQLDRAIAYLKSSGETERVDRILLSGGSARVPGLKEFLNTRHHVPVEVVNPLQKLSYDAALFNGDDVESVAPVLTVAIGLALR